Proteins co-encoded in one Setaria viridis chromosome 9, Setaria_viridis_v4.0, whole genome shotgun sequence genomic window:
- the LOC117839947 gene encoding zinc finger protein 36 → MVAGVEALVDPTALSLALPMPTPALKEEDYLAICLAALAGTRGTGLKPAGFGQHGKWCPQPIAAPPPPPAREEELRFRCAVCGKAFASYQALGGHKSSHRKPPTEQQRAAALAAAAAQAAASAGGLDETAPGPHRCTICRRGFATGQALGGHKRCHYWDGMSVSVSVSASGTTGSSGVTVRDFDLNLAPLPESYAGMKRWAEEEEVQSPLPIKKRRMLID, encoded by the coding sequence ATGGTTGCCGGCGTGGAAGCTCTCGTTGACCCGACCGCGCTCTCCCTCGCCCTGCCGATGCCAACGCCGGCGCTCAAGGAGGAGGACTACCTCGCCATCTGCCTCGCTGCGCTCGCCGGCACGCGAGGGACCGGCCTCAAGCCGGCCGGGTTCGGGCAGCACGGGAAGTGGTGCCCGCAGCCCatcgccgcgccaccgccgccgccagcgcgggaggaggagctccggTTCCGGTGCGCGGTCTGCGGGAAGGCCTTCGCGTCGTACCAGGCGCTCGGCGGCCACAAGTCCAGCCACCGCAAGCCGCCCACGGAGCagcagcgcgccgccgctcttgctgccgccgctgcgcaggcggcggcgtccgcgggcGGGCTCGACGAGACGGCGCCGGGGCCGCACCGGTGCACCATCTGCCGGCGGGGCTTCGCCACGGGGCAGGCGCTCGGCGGCCACAAGCGCTGCCACTACTGGGACGGGATGTCGGTGTCCGTCTCAGTATCCGCGTCCGGGACGACGGGATCGTCGGGCGTCACCGTGAGGGACTTTGACCTCAACCTGGCGCCACTGCCGGAGAGCTACGCCGGGATGAAGAGGtgggccgaggaggaggaggtgcagaGTCCACTGCCGATCAAGAAGCGCAGGATGTTGATTGACTGA
- the LOC117836831 gene encoding zinc finger protein 36: MWLAHLSDLRTRILTVHSISIISFCIRPPSMAITHDDYVSLCLMALAAAGGGGQAAATMTTQWPQNTAACWTAAARERDELRFRCSVCGKAFASHQALGGHKASHRKPPPAAVPLPLHLHASSSSSAGGAAASSDGGSSGGQAGRHRCSVCHRSFATGQALGGHKRCHYWDGLSVSVTASASGSGSSVKDFDLNLMPLPAAAAAAAGARRRWGEEEEVQSPLPVRKRRLSGPSLELSL; encoded by the coding sequence ATGTGGTTAGCTCATCTATCGGACCTGCGAACCAGAATCCTAACCGTGCACTCCATCAGCATCATTAGCTTTTGCATTCGCCCGCCATCGATGGCCATCACCCACGACGACTACGTCTCCCTCTGCCTcatggcgctcgccgccgcgggcggcggtggccaagCTGCTGCTACCATGACAACGCAGTGGCCGCAGAACACggccgcctgctggacggcggcggcgcgagagcGCGACGAGCTCCGCTTCCGGTGCTCCGTCTGCGGCAAGGCGTTCGCCTCGCACCAGGCGCTCGGCGGCCACAAGGCCAGCCACCGgaagccaccgccggcggccgtgCCGCTGCCCCTACATCTGCatgcgtcctcgtcgtcgtctgccggaggcgcggcggcgtcgtcggatggcggcagcagcggcgggcaGGCGGGGAGGCACCGGTGCTCGGTGTGCCACCGGAGCTTCGCGACGGGGCAGGCGCTCGGCGGGCACAAGAGGTGCCACTACTGGGACGGGCTGTCGGTGTCCGtcacggcgtcggcgtcggggtCCGGGTCCAGCGTGAAGGACTTCGATCTCAACTTGatgccgctgccggcggcggcagcggcagctgccggagcgaggaggaggtggggagaggaggaggaggtgcagaGCCCCTTGCCGGTCAGGAAGAGGCGGCTGTCGGGTCCGTCCTTGGAGCTTAGCTTATAA
- the LOC117840097 gene encoding uncharacterized protein isoform X2 — protein sequence MSKRRGDYSSSSNEKQKANKSHGNFDLDDSSHKEFDSLDAEVELHTEVVQKLSESVVSLSFIGKNEHYQFTGLVINSNEYSSRFLTSATAIRCKQGGRKRNMDLLVHVNLPDGQMMRGYLMSLDFDYNTAVIGLGPVHVFKAVSLDQPGEVGYINTVTAICCNSTGKITSSTGVVTKKSSELYGQKLIMSTCIIPEFGIGGPLVDSEGNFVGMNMSQVDNEGTLFLPKETILKSIVPFFLPSTFVVGQASCCRASIKQGSDNQIERSTSEICKSSTLVVLNSEEKGRGSDKSPETNQKSSVSSTSDSESESSQDTSELSNSPLPDNEFMKAFTNDLLSRGYPLPKMLEGGMELRKNFEEEFAGDIWNRLTKKVALDTSLSVVSLASFRGETRFFACTGVLIGRHKSITRILTSASLVRFANKNEIDGSLKIRVLLPNKKHATGKLQHHNLHYNIAVVSIRNFHCRRIAKLHIEKPVYPLNDNQVVAIGRTFDTGKLMATSGVLTDNSSNLVSEEHGICTCKITKAGIGGPLIDFCGNFIGMNFYDAKRTPYLPRHIILEQLKDFDRKGSAAAKINEDGDPNRFSVPGPYWWYPSLAPRFIYERRRKH from the exons ATGTCAAAGCGAAGAGGTGATTACTCATCTAGCTCAAATGAGAAGCAGAAAGCTAACAAAAGTCATG GAAATTTTGATCTGGATGATTCATCTCACAAGGAATTTGACAGCCTTGATGCGGAGGTAGAACTGCATACAGAAGTTGTGCAAAAATTATCTGAAAGTGTTGTCTCACTGTCATTCATTG GAAAAAATGAACATTATCAATTCACAGGCCTTGTTATCAACAGTAACGAATACTCTAGTCGTTTTTTGACTTCAGCAACTGCGATTAGATGTAAGCAAGGTGGCAGAAAGCGTAATATGGATCTGTTG GTTCATGTGAACCTTCCAGATGGGCAAATGATGAGGGGGTACTTGATGTCACTTGATTTTGACTACAATACTGCTGTTATTGGCTTGGGCCCTGTCCATGTTTTTAAAGCAGTAAGTCTGGATCAGCCCGGGGAAGTTGGATATATTAACACTGTAACAGCTATATGTTGCAACAGTACAGGAAAAATAACGTCCTCAACTGGGGTAGTGACTAAGAAATCAAGTGAACTTTATGGTCAAAAGCTTATTATGTCCACATGTATTATTCCTGAG TTTGGTATTGGAGGGCCCCTTGTCGACTCTGAGGGAAACTTTGTTGGCATGAACATGTCTCAAGTGGATAATGAAGGGACTCTATTCCTACCAAAGGAAACAATTCTTAAGTCGATTGTACCATTTTTTTTACCTAG TACCTTTGTGGTGGGGCAAGCATCCTGCTGCAGGGCTAGTATCAAGCAAGGAAGTGATAACCAAATTGAAAGAAGCACGAGTGAGATATGTAAATCTTCAACTCTTGTTGTTCTTAATTCAGAAG aaaaaggtagagGAAGTGACAAGAGCCCAGAAACGAATCAGAAGTCTTCTGTATCCTCTACAAGTGATTCAGAAAGCGAATCATCACAAG ACACCAGTGAATTATCGAATTCACCCTTGCCGGATAATG AATTCATGAAGGCTTTTACTAACGATCTACTATCCCGTGGTTATCCCCTGCCAAAAATGCTTGAAG GAGGCATGGAGTTGCGTAAAAATTTTGAGGAGGAATTTGCGGGAGACATATGGAACAGGCTCACAAAAAAAGTTGCTTTAGACACATCTTTAAGTGTTGTCTCACTTGCTTCATTCCGTG GAGAAACTAGGTTTTTTGCTTGCACTGGTGTACTTATAGGCCGCCACAAATCCATCACAAGAATCCTGACATCAGCGAGTTTGGTTAGATTTGCTAATAAAAACGAGATTGATGGCAGCTTGAAG ATTCGTGTGTTACTTCCAAATAAGAAACATGCCACAGGGAAACTGCAACATCATAATTTACATTATAATATTGCTGTTGTCAGCATCAGGAATTTCCATTGTCGTCGAATAGCAAAACTCCACATTGAGAAGCCAGTTTATCCTCTCAATGATAATCAGGTAGTAGCTATAGGGCGTACCTTTGATACAGGAAAACTCATGGCAACAAGTGGGGTGCTGACTGACAATTCAAGCAATCTTGTCAGCGAAGAACATGGAATCTGTACTTGTAAGATCACCAAG GCTGGGATTGGAGGCCCCCTTATTgatttttgtgggaatttcaTTGGCATGAACTTCTATGATGCGAAAAGAACTCCTTATCTACCAAGACATATAATTCTGGAGCAATTGAAGGACTTTGATAGAAAAGG GTCTGCTGCTGCTAAGATTAACGAAGACGGTGATCCAAATAG ATTTTCTGTGCCTGGGCCATATTGGTGGTATCCTTCCCTTGCCCCGCGCTTTATTTATGAACGCAGGAGAAAGCATTGA
- the LOC117839768 gene encoding zinc finger protein 36, whose amino-acid sequence MVAGFEALLDPTALSLALPAAPGLKKEDYLAICLAALASTRGTGLKAAGFVPPGGTWCPLPIASAPPPAREEELRFRCAVCGKAFASYQALGGHKSSHRKPPTGEQYAAAVAPAQQAADSEETTTSSSGGAAGTAGGPHRCTICRRGFATGQALGGHKRCHYWDGSSVSVSLSASASASASGTGSSAVTVRNFDLNLMPVPENAGMKRWVEEEEVQSPLPIKKRRMSD is encoded by the coding sequence ATGGTCGCCGGCTTCGAAGCCCTTCTCGACCCGACGGCGCTCTCCCTGGCCCTGCCGGCCGCGCCGGGGCTCAAGAAGGAGGACTACCTCGCCATctgcctcgccgcgctcgccagCACGCGAGGGACCGGCCTAAAGGCGGCCGGGTTCGTGCCGCCCGGCGGGACGTGGTGCCCGCTGCCCAtcgcctcggcgccgccgcccgcgcgggaggaggagctccggTTCCGCTGCGCGGTCTGCGGTAAGGCCTTCGCGTCGTACCAGGCGCTCGGCGGCCACAAGTCCAGCCACCGCAAGCCGCCCACGGGGGAGCagtacgccgccgccgtcgccccagCGCAGCAGGCGGCGGACTCCGAGGAGACGACGACGTCTTCGTCGGGAGGGGCCGCTGGCACTGCCGGCGGGCCGCACCGGTGCACCATCTGCCGGAGGGGCTTCGCGACCGGCCAGGCGCTCGGCGGGCACAAGCGCTGCCACTACTGGGACGGCTCGTCGGTGTCGGTCTCCCTgtccgcgtcggcgtcggcgtcggcgtccgggACTGGGTCGTCGGCTGTAACCGTGAGGAACTTCGACCTGAACCTGATGCCCGTGCCGGAGAACGCCGGGATGAAGAGGTGGGTTGAGGAGGAAGAGGTGCAGAGTCCGCTGCCTATCAAGAAGCGCAGGATGTCGGATTAA
- the LOC117839798 gene encoding polygalacturonase inhibitor 1: MVLQIDHESIESFDLKRDSNTIMEFTNPRDVVTTALLAVLVLAAAARTDAALCNKFDEAALLAVKSAFGNPSALSGWNSTVACCSWDGISCNAATGRVTDLTVFSLDISAPVPAAIANLTALQTVNLAYNQLHGSIPAFLGPHALPNLTFLRLDGNRLSGPIPPTATVFNLLLAGNQLTGQIPANFADAVFGEVRLSDNQLTGDASMLFGTKKQLNALFLSRNGFRFDLGRVELPEVMDILEIDHNMVYGSIPAAAAARKWLAFNVSYNQLCGPIPQGKYTHRFGPKHFAGNKCLCGRPLAPCT; encoded by the coding sequence ATGGTCCTCCAAATAGACCATGAAAGCATCGAGTCATTCGATCTCAAACGAGACAGCAACACCATCATGGAGTTCACCAATCCTCGCGATGTCGTGACGACagcgctcctcgccgtcctcgtcctcgcggccgcggcgcgcacCGACGCCGCCCTCTGCAACAAGTTCGACGAGGCCGCCCTGCTCGCCGTCAAGTCGGCCTTTGGCAACCCCTCGGCCCTCTCCGGCTGGAACTCCACCGTCGCCTGCTGCTCCTGGGACGGCATCTCCTGcaacgccgccaccggccgcgtcACCGACCTCACCGTCTTCTCGCTCGACATCTCGGCGCCGGtgcccgccgccatcgccaaccTCACCGCGCTGCAGACCGTCAACCTCGCCTACAACCAGCTCCACGGCAGCATCCCGGCGTTCCTGGGCCCGCACGCGCTCCCGAACCTCACCTTCCTCCGCCTCGACGGCAACCGCCTCTCGGGCCCCATCCCGCCCACGGCCACCGTCTtcaacctcctcctcgccggcaacCAGCTCACCGGGCAGATCCCGGCCAACTTCGCCGACGCTGTCTTCGGCGAAGTGAGGCTCTCCGACAACCAGCTCACGGGCGACGCGTCGATGCTGTTCGGCACCAAGAAGCAGCTGAACGCGCTGTTCCTGTCGCGCAACGGGTTTAGGTTCGACCTCGGCCGCGTGGAGCTGCCGGAGGTGATGGACATCCTGGAGATCGACCACAACATGGTGTACGGGAgcatcccggcggcggcggcggcgaggaagtgGCTGGCGTTCAACGTCAGCTACAACCAGCTGTGCGGGCCCATACCGCAGGGGAAGTACACGCACAGGTTCGGGCCAAAGCACTTCGCCGGCAACAAGTGCCTCTGCGGCCGCCCGCTCGCACCATGCACCTAG
- the LOC117840097 gene encoding uncharacterized protein isoform X1, with product MSKRRGDYSSSSNEKQKANKSHGNFDLDDSSHKEFDSLDAEVELHTEVVQKLSESVVSLSFIGKNEHYQFTGLVINSNEYSSRFLTSATAIRCKQGGRKRNMDLLVHVNLPDGQMMRGYLMSLDFDYNTAVIGLGPVHVFKAVSLDQPGEVGYINTVTAICCNSTGKITSSTGVVTKKSSELYGQKLIMSTCIIPEFGIGGPLVDSEGNFVGMNMSQVDNEGTLFLPKETILKSIVPFFLPSTFVVGQASCCRASIKQGSDNQIERSTSEICKSSTLVVLNSEDSSPVAQEKGRGSDKSPETNQKSSVSSTSDSESESSQDTSELSNSPLPDNEFMKAFTNDLLSRGYPLPKMLEGGMELRKNFEEEFAGDIWNRLTKKVALDTSLSVVSLASFRGETRFFACTGVLIGRHKSITRILTSASLVRFANKNEIDGSLKIRVLLPNKKHATGKLQHHNLHYNIAVVSIRNFHCRRIAKLHIEKPVYPLNDNQVVAIGRTFDTGKLMATSGVLTDNSSNLVSEEHGICTCKITKAGIGGPLIDFCGNFIGMNFYDAKRTPYLPRHIILEQLKDFDRKGSAAAKINEDGDPNRFSVPGPYWWYPSLAPRFIYERRRKH from the exons ATGTCAAAGCGAAGAGGTGATTACTCATCTAGCTCAAATGAGAAGCAGAAAGCTAACAAAAGTCATG GAAATTTTGATCTGGATGATTCATCTCACAAGGAATTTGACAGCCTTGATGCGGAGGTAGAACTGCATACAGAAGTTGTGCAAAAATTATCTGAAAGTGTTGTCTCACTGTCATTCATTG GAAAAAATGAACATTATCAATTCACAGGCCTTGTTATCAACAGTAACGAATACTCTAGTCGTTTTTTGACTTCAGCAACTGCGATTAGATGTAAGCAAGGTGGCAGAAAGCGTAATATGGATCTGTTG GTTCATGTGAACCTTCCAGATGGGCAAATGATGAGGGGGTACTTGATGTCACTTGATTTTGACTACAATACTGCTGTTATTGGCTTGGGCCCTGTCCATGTTTTTAAAGCAGTAAGTCTGGATCAGCCCGGGGAAGTTGGATATATTAACACTGTAACAGCTATATGTTGCAACAGTACAGGAAAAATAACGTCCTCAACTGGGGTAGTGACTAAGAAATCAAGTGAACTTTATGGTCAAAAGCTTATTATGTCCACATGTATTATTCCTGAG TTTGGTATTGGAGGGCCCCTTGTCGACTCTGAGGGAAACTTTGTTGGCATGAACATGTCTCAAGTGGATAATGAAGGGACTCTATTCCTACCAAAGGAAACAATTCTTAAGTCGATTGTACCATTTTTTTTACCTAG TACCTTTGTGGTGGGGCAAGCATCCTGCTGCAGGGCTAGTATCAAGCAAGGAAGTGATAACCAAATTGAAAGAAGCACGAGTGAGATATGTAAATCTTCAACTCTTGTTGTTCTTAATTCAGAAG ATTCTTCACCAGTGGCGCAAG aaaaaggtagagGAAGTGACAAGAGCCCAGAAACGAATCAGAAGTCTTCTGTATCCTCTACAAGTGATTCAGAAAGCGAATCATCACAAG ACACCAGTGAATTATCGAATTCACCCTTGCCGGATAATG AATTCATGAAGGCTTTTACTAACGATCTACTATCCCGTGGTTATCCCCTGCCAAAAATGCTTGAAG GAGGCATGGAGTTGCGTAAAAATTTTGAGGAGGAATTTGCGGGAGACATATGGAACAGGCTCACAAAAAAAGTTGCTTTAGACACATCTTTAAGTGTTGTCTCACTTGCTTCATTCCGTG GAGAAACTAGGTTTTTTGCTTGCACTGGTGTACTTATAGGCCGCCACAAATCCATCACAAGAATCCTGACATCAGCGAGTTTGGTTAGATTTGCTAATAAAAACGAGATTGATGGCAGCTTGAAG ATTCGTGTGTTACTTCCAAATAAGAAACATGCCACAGGGAAACTGCAACATCATAATTTACATTATAATATTGCTGTTGTCAGCATCAGGAATTTCCATTGTCGTCGAATAGCAAAACTCCACATTGAGAAGCCAGTTTATCCTCTCAATGATAATCAGGTAGTAGCTATAGGGCGTACCTTTGATACAGGAAAACTCATGGCAACAAGTGGGGTGCTGACTGACAATTCAAGCAATCTTGTCAGCGAAGAACATGGAATCTGTACTTGTAAGATCACCAAG GCTGGGATTGGAGGCCCCCTTATTgatttttgtgggaatttcaTTGGCATGAACTTCTATGATGCGAAAAGAACTCCTTATCTACCAAGACATATAATTCTGGAGCAATTGAAGGACTTTGATAGAAAAGG GTCTGCTGCTGCTAAGATTAACGAAGACGGTGATCCAAATAG ATTTTCTGTGCCTGGGCCATATTGGTGGTATCCTTCCCTTGCCCCGCGCTTTATTTATGAACGCAGGAGAAAGCATTGA